DNA sequence from the Methanofollis formosanus genome:
GTTTCGAAGAGCGAGACGGCCTCCTTGAGCACATCGGGGATCTCGATCCCCTGCGGGCAGAGGGAGAGGCACATCCCGCATTCGGTGCACCACGAGGCCAGACCCCCCTCGCCGAGGAGCGAGCGGTAGAAGAACGCCGCATATCTGGGATCGTCGTACAGCGAGGCGTTGTTCACCTGGGCGAAGCACTCGGGGATGTTCACGCCGCACGGGCAGGGCATGCAGTACCGGCACCCGGTGCACGGGACGGCGAGCCGCGTCCGGTAGACCTCCCGCACGGCGTCGACGACCCCATGCTCTTCGGGCGAGAGCGCACCGGGCCGGACGGCCTCGGCGGCCGCGAGGTTCTCGTCGAGTTCGTCCATCGTCCCCATCCCCGAGAGGACGGTCGTCACCTCCGGGTGGTCGAAGACCCAGGCAAGGCCCCACCCGGCGGGGCTCCGGCGCACCGGGGCGGCGGCAAAGATTTCTTCCACCTCTTCGGGCGGTTTCTGGGCGAGGAGGCCGCCGCGCAGGGGTTCCATCACGACGACGGCGATGCCTTTCTCTGCGGCGTACCGGATCCCCTCGGTCCCGGCCTGATAGTGTTCGTCCAGGTAGTTGTACTGCACCTGGCAGAGGTCCCAGGCGTACTCGTCGACGATCCGCTTGAAGGTCGAGAAGTCGTCGTGGAACGAGAACCCGGCGTACCGGATCCTCCCGTCGGCCTTCGCCTCCTCGAGGAAGGTGTCGACCTCGAGGTCCCAGAGTTTGTTCCACCGTCGGCGGGTGAGGGCGTGGACCAGGTAGGCGTCGAGGTGGTCGGTGCCGAGACGGCGGAGTTGTTCGTCGAGGTAGCGGTCCATGTCCTCGCGGCTCTCCACCTTCCAGGAGGGGAGTTTGGTCGCGAGGAAGGCCCGCTCCCGGTAGCCGTCCTGAAGGGCGCGGCCGACGATCCCCTCGCTCTCGCCGTCGTGGTACGGCCAGGCGGTGTCGATGTAGGTGGCCCCGGCGTCGATGGCCGCCCGGATCAGGGCGACGGCCGCCGCTTCGTCGACCCGGCCCCCTGGCGTCTTCGGCAGGCGCATGCATCCCATGCCGAGGACAGGGAGAGGTTCTGATGATGATGGCATCTCTCGATAGAGCATCCTATTCATCTCCGTCGGCCAGAGCCTTTTTGTTGCCGGTTGTTGGCGCGGTCAGGTCGTCATGTCCCCCCTTTCAGGTGCCGTACCGGCGGAGGGACCGGCAAGAAGATGGAGGAAGACGTGGCGATCAAACGTGCCGCCCTCAATCGTAGAATCGTTCCTGGAATCTCGCACCGGGGGGTTGCACCTCCCTGACCACCCCCCGACGACGATAGCCAGGGGGCGGCGAAGTGAACACGATCCCCCCCGATTCTCCTCTCTTGAAAAAGAGCGATCAAGCGGCGAGAAATTTTCATCCCGTATGCTTGAGCCGGAGGTTCATGAAAAATTACCATGAAAATGATCCAGACGATCCTCTCTTCAGGTTTTCATGAGAGTTTGAACTCGTCATATCACGTTGAAGCCGATACGCAGAGGATAGAATATTCTTCTGATGGATCGGCCGCCCCCATCGACGAGATTTCCCTGCCATCTCGCACCGGGGGGAAACCCCCCGGACCCCCCACGACGAAGATAGATGGGGGCGGCGATGGAGCGAGGTATCAACCAGTTTTCCTGTCTTGAAAAGAGAGAGAGAGCAAGTGACAAGAAATTTTCATCCCGTATGCTTGAGCCCAGGGCTCATGCCCAATTCTACAGAGCCCAAAAAATACGTACCTGTCTTTTGTGTGATGATCGGAATACTTCCCGGAATATTTTTCATAACAACGCCGGATACGTCGTCGATATTCCGATAAACCCTTCCATTGCAGAAAATTCCCAACCTATATGTAGAGGGAGGACAATCTCCTCTCATCGGAGAAAAGGAGGGAAGATATCATGGGAAACGGACACGAAAAAGATAAGATCGTCTTTGCAGCGACGATGGCCTCGACCTTCGAACCCGACTCGATGACCAACGACAAACTCGAGGCGGCGACGAAAGGGCACGGCTCTCTGGTCATTCCGGTCTACGCCGCGGCGAACTCCATCGCCGAAGACCTTTTCTGTTCGATCGCCGGGCCGGAGATGAGCCTGATGGGCCGCATGACCGTCGTGGACGCCGCCGCCGGCGAACTGCCCCTGGACATGGTCATCGAGAAAGCGGTGCGGGAGGCGATGAACGCCGGCGCCGAACCCGCGAACGCCGCCCTCATCGTGGCCTCGCTCGCGTATTTCTCGGGGTCGTGCGCCAGGTCCGGCGTCCCGCTCGGCAACCGGAAACTCGGCGCCATCGCACGGATCCACGCCGGAGCGGCACGGACGAGTGCGATCGCCCTCGTCACCGGCAAGTCCACCCACCGCATCCAGGCGTTCCCGGCCTACATGGCCATCTACGAGGCGCTGGTCGAGAAAAAACTGACAAAAGTCGACGGCTCCGTCCTCCCCCCCTTCATCTCGGGCGGGACGATCTACGGCCACTCGGCCCTCGGCGAAGACTACAACATCCCAGAACTTGCCTACAACGCCGCAAAGGTCGGCACCGAGGCGATGATGAAGAGCATGGCCGGCGCGGGCATCACGCCGCTCGCCCTCTGGCCCGCCCTCATCGGGGCGGCGGTGACGATGGAGATCGTCCACCCCGACGCCATCCTCGGCGAGGAGTTCGGGAAGTTCGGCCGCGTCGACTCGTCGTACCTCGCGGGTAAGGGTGCGCGGGACGCCGCCGGTCTGCCTGAAAAACTGCATATCAGGGGTACGCACGAGGAGTACGACACCGCCAAGGTGCTCGGCGACTTCGGTCTGATCCTCAAGGACATCGGCGGGCCGTCGGTCATCGGGTCGATGGCGCTCTCTGAAATTTTCGCCGCCTTCGAGGAAGCCGCATCCATCGGCGCCGGGTTCTCGGGCGGACCGGTGAACCCGCCCCTCGGCCACCTCGAGGGCGACTGCGTCCCGGCCCTCAGGCTGCTCATGCAGCATCACGGCGACGTCTTCGCCGTCGCCGAAGCGATCCGCGACTACAAGATGAACGCCTTCATCGACCCCGAGATGGCGCTCTGCGGCCTCAACACCATCGCCAGAAAGGCCGAGCAGGTGACCCGCGGCAAGGTCACGAAGGCCTGCATCCTTGCCTCCGAAGGCGTGCGGGACCGCGCGATCTACCGGCGGGCCGCCCATACCTACGACATCATCAAGGAGGGGAAGACCGTCGCCGACGCCACGCACATCCTCGACGAGGAGAGACTGGCCTATGTCGAGCGGCGGGGTTCGGCGATCCTCTCGGCGTTCACCGGCCGCGAGATCGCGTTGAAGTTCACCGCAATCAAGGCACACGGTCGCCGGACCGACAAATTCACCGCACGCTACTGGGGTTTTGACTCCAATGTCTCGTACGACGTCTCCATCGACGGGAAACCGTACCATGTCGAGAACCTCAGCGGAAAAGAGGTGCCGGCCTTCGCCCTGGAAGGGAAGAACCGGGACGATCCCGACTGGCCGGTCGCCCTCTTCTGCGGCTCCATCCTGACCCAGGAACTCCAGTACATCGGCCACACCATCATCAACATCACCGTGCCCGCGGCGGTCGCCGCCCTCATCGGGATGGAGGCGAAGGACGCCGCGAAAGGGGCCGAGGACGGGGCCTTCCTGACCCGCGCCATCCCGGGCGCCGACGAGAAGGCCTTCGAGGTGGCAAAACTCGCACAGCGGGTGTACGCAAAGATCAACGAACCCTTCCCGCCCGCAGCATGAAGACGCTGCTCATCGACCCCCGGGTGGGGGGGATTGCCGGCGATATGCTCGTCGCTGCGCTGGTCGACCTCACGGGTTCGACAGAACCCCTCTTCACTCTTGCCGGAGCGATCGCCGCTCTGCCCGGATGTTCGACCTTCGATGTAAGCGTCACCGAGACCGAGAACGGGATCAGGGCGAAGAGACTCTCGATTGAGATTGCCGAGGAGAGGAGCGGGTCGGACGGCGACCTCGCGGCGGCGATGGAGGAAGTGATCGGTGCCGTCGGCCTCTCCAGCAGGGCGGCGGCGACGGCCAGGGCCGTGCTGACTGACCTGATCGAGGCAGAGAAGAGGCTGCACCCCGCGGGGTTCTCCCGCCACACCGTTGCTTCGGCCGACACGATCTTCGACATCCTCGGGCCGCTCCTCCTGATGGAGGAGGCCGGGCTTTTGGGCTGTCCGGTATATGCGACCCCGCCGGCCCTCGGGGGCGGGACGGTCCCGACCGGCAGGGGCGAGGTCGGCGGTCCGGCGCCCGCCGCTCTTGAGATCTGCGCGATGCACCGGATCCCGATCGCGGAGAGTGCGCTTGCGATGGAACTCACCACCCCGACCGGTGCCGCCCTCCTCGCCAACCTGGCAATCGTCCGGGACCGCTTCCCGGCGATGGTCCCCACCCGCATCGGGTATGGTGCGGGCACCCGCGAGAACAACGGGCGGCCGAACCTCCTGCGGATCGTCGAGGGGGAGGTTGGGGATCTGGTGGAAGAGCGGATCGTGATCCTGGAGACCAACCTCGACGACATCACCGGGGAGACGGTCGGGTATACCTTCGAGCGACTCTTTGCGGCCGGCGCGGTGGACGTCTTCGTCACCCCGGCGATCGGGAAGAAGCAGCGGCCGGTGCAGGTGCTCTCGGTGATCACCGATCATGCCCGGTACCCGGACCTGATCAGGATCCTGATGGACGAGACCGGTACCCTGGGAGTGCGGGTGCGGGAAGAGCCGCGGCTCGTCGCCGACCGCTCACGCGAGGCGGTGGAGGTCGCGGTGGCCGGGCAGACCTTCCGGGTGCGGGTGAAGACCTCGTGCACCGGCGGGCGGGTGGTGGCGGTCAAGCCCGAGTACGAGGACATGAAGGAGATCGCCCTCACCCTCGGCATCCCGTTCAGGCAGGTGGCCGGAGAGGTGCACCGGCAGATCCCGGCCGTCCGCAACGAATAGGATGTCATCGAGGTTCTGATGTCCAGATCGACTCTGTTGAAACCCTTTATTTTCCGGATGCGAGTTTGATGCAACTGCCTTCCCCCATCATCTCGCCGGGGGCTAGCACCCCGGCGTAAGCGTGTGGGAAGGCGGGGTGATCAAGCGTGCCGCCCTCATCGGAGAATCGTTCCTGGAATCTCACACCGGAGGTTGCACCCCCCTGACCCCCCACGACGAAGAGAGCCGAGGGGCGGCAATGAAGTGGTGGTCCCATATGGTGTCCTGCTCCGAAGAGGGAACAAGGATCCACGCATCAGAGACCACCAGGAATGTTCATCCCGTATGCTTGAACCCGGTATTCGTGCCGAATTCTACACAGCCGATTATGAAGAGTGTATTGCCGTCCACCGCCTATCGCGGGGGACCGGGGGGCGGCCAGACCCCCACAGAGAGAGCAATCCGGATGACCTCAACAAAACCCGATATCCTATTTTCCTTCGACCAACCGCAGACAGAAAGGTCGAACAGCCATAAAAAAAGACCAAACCACATAAATGCAAAGGAGTCTTACCAAAAATTATGAAAAGAATGATCATCGTATCACTCATCCTCTGCACCGCCCTCCTCTGTTGCGGGTGCGTGCAGAACGCCCCGGTCGAAGATGAGCACGGGGACGCCCCGCTGCCCCAGATGTTCTATGCCGGGAACGGCAACGCCTCGGAGACGGTCCAGATGGACGCCGGGCTGTACCGTTTCGCCATGACCTTCAACGGCTCCGGGCCCTTCGTCTTCGAAGTCGGGAACCACGACGCCTACGACCTCCTCGCCCACGGCGAAGGCCCGTACGCCGGTACGCAGATCTTCGGGATCTATGAGAACGGCACCTACCGCCTGAACGTCACCGCCGAGGGTGCGTGGACCGTTGACGTGCGGCAGATCCCGGTGGAAGCCGGACACTCCCTGCCCTTCGCCGTCAACGGGTCGGGCGACGACGTCGCCGGATGGATCGACCTGCCGCTCGGCGAGGTCACGTTCGATGTCGCCAACGACGGAAAATCGTTCTTTGCGGCCAGCCTGTACAACCAGACCGGCCACCCGGTCCTCGACCCGACCGGCACCTATCTCCAGCCGGTCCACGGCCACATGGGCGCCTATAACGGATCGGTGCCGGTGGCCATCCCGGCAAAAGGTCCGTACTATCTCGATATCGTCTCTGACGGGAACTGGAGCATCTCGGTCTCCTGAAATTTCCCTTTTTTTTCTCCGGAGAAGAGAGCCTCTTTTCATCACCTCAGCCTCCCTGTGAACTGGATCCAATCGTCCTGCTTCAGGTTTTCAGCGGGTGCGGTGGAGATCGAATGATGGGGGGAGGTGCAAGGCGTGATGATCAGACGTGCCGCCCCCATCTCTGGATCGTTCCTGGTAATCTCGCACCGGGGGGTTTCACCCCCCGAGACCCCCCACGACGAAGATAGGGCGGGGGCGGCAATGCAACAAGCATCCCATCTCTTCTCCTCCTTCAAAGGGGGAGCACGGATCCATGCTCCTTTAGAGACAGAGAACCACGATCATTTTCAATCGCGTATGCTTGAGCGTGGCGCTCATGCCCAATTCTACAAAGCCCGGAAAAAAATTCTGTGAAGGGGGCGGCAATCGAGCGGGGTAATCCTGCAGAGATCCGACCCGAAGGGCGAGCAAGACCTCTTCCCCACCTCACGGATACGCCTTCTTCTCCGGGATCACTCCCCGCACCCCCCCCCGCGGATCAGGGACGTCCCCGGCATAGCGGGGGATGAGATGGACGTGGAGGTGCATCACCGTCTGCCCGGCAGCGGCGCCGACATTCACCCCGATGTTATAGCCGTCAGGACGATACGCCTCCTCGATGCGGTCCCGGCACGTCGAGATAAGGGCGAGGATGGCCGTCTTCTCCTCGTCGGTCGCCTCGAAAAAGGTGGGGACATGGCGGTACGGGATGATCAGGGTGTGGCCAGGAGAGACCGGGTAGCGATCGGCCCGGGCATAGGCCAGGTCGTTGCCGGCGACGATCTCCTCGGGCACGGGGTCGCAGAAGGGACAGGGCATATCCCAGAGGTCTCCTCTTCGAGCATAAATACGTGGGCTTCACCGATCCGACCTCCACATCCCAATCCAGGGACGTCCAGATCCCCTCTCTCCTGCGCGGCCTCCACCGTTCGGGCTCCCCCGAAAAAAATATTTAAATACATGAATTAAAGAATAGATCAATATTTATTGTCTTCTCAACTATTACGAGCTATAAGCCTACAAATCTACGAAATTCGTGAAATCCCATGATATCCCTCCTTTATATTGATGAAAATTCCGATACACTCACAGAAGCACGCCGGTACTTCGAAGAGAGCGGCACCTTCTCGGTCACCGCCGCCCCCTCGACAGCCGAAGCCCTCCGGATCCTCCACCACCATCCCTTCGACGTGATCGTCTCGGCCCCTCCGATCACAGGAACAGACGAGATCGCCCTTCTTCAGAGACTCAGAGACACGGGAGACAGAACCCCCTTCATATGCCTCACCGATGGGGACGACGACGAGAGCGTCGTCCGGGCCCTCGGCAACGGCGCCAACCTCTGCCTCTCTGCGCCCCACACACCACGAGATCGTCAGGCCCTCTCACAAAAAATCGGGGCCTTCGTGATGGGCCGGCAGAAACGATACCCCCGTCGGAACAAGGGCTTCACGCCCCCCCCGGCCACGAGCGCCATCGGCTTCCCGGCAGGGGAGGAAGACGGGGAGAGACTCACCATAAACCGGGGCACCTCTTTCCAGATCACCGCGATGGAAGTGGCGGCGGCCACGGAGATCTCCAGGGGCCTGCCAGGGCCGCACATCCCCCGCGAGAGTGAGGAATTCTTTGCATCCCTCATCGATTCCCTGCTCGAGGGGATCCTGATCATCGATCTCTCCGGCAGGATCATCTATGCAAACCAGGCCGCCAGAGAAATGGGAGGGAACACCACATTTGAAGAGGATGAAGGAACGATTTACGCCTTCATCACTCCTGAATACAAAGAACCCATCACCGAGTGCATGAGAGCATGCCGGACAGAAGATCGCACCTTCTCCCTAGAATGCCCGATCACAACCAGAAAAGACGGAAAAAAAGAGATCGAAGCCCTCGGGAGTACAACCGTCTATCTGGGCAAACGAGCGATCCTGGTCTCCCTCAGAGACATCACCATGCGGAGAAACGCTGAAAAAGCTCTCAGGGAAGCAGAAAAAAATCACCGGGAACTGGTCGAGGGCCTGCCGGAGTATATCATCGTTTACTCGGACGCCCGCGGGGTGATCTTTACCAAC
Encoded proteins:
- the larC gene encoding nickel pincer cofactor biosynthesis protein LarC; this encodes MKTLLIDPRVGGIAGDMLVAALVDLTGSTEPLFTLAGAIAALPGCSTFDVSVTETENGIRAKRLSIEIAEERSGSDGDLAAAMEEVIGAVGLSSRAAATARAVLTDLIEAEKRLHPAGFSRHTVASADTIFDILGPLLLMEEAGLLGCPVYATPPALGGGTVPTGRGEVGGPAPAALEICAMHRIPIAESALAMELTTPTGAALLANLAIVRDRFPAMVPTRIGYGAGTRENNGRPNLLRIVEGEVGDLVEERIVILETNLDDITGETVGYTFERLFAAGAVDVFVTPAIGKKQRPVQVLSVITDHARYPDLIRILMDETGTLGVRVREEPRLVADRSREAVEVAVAGQTFRVRVKTSCTGGRVVAVKPEYEDMKEIALTLGIPFRQVAGEVHRQIPAVRNE
- a CDS encoding PAS domain S-box protein — translated: MISLLYIDENSDTLTEARRYFEESGTFSVTAAPSTAEALRILHHHPFDVIVSAPPITGTDEIALLQRLRDTGDRTPFICLTDGDDDESVVRALGNGANLCLSAPHTPRDRQALSQKIGAFVMGRQKRYPRRNKGFTPPPATSAIGFPAGEEDGERLTINRGTSFQITAMEVAAATEISRGLPGPHIPRESEEFFASLIDSLLEGILIIDLSGRIIYANQAAREMGGNTTFEEDEGTIYAFITPEYKEPITECMRACRTEDRTFSLECPITTRKDGKKEIEALGSTTVYLGKRAILVSLRDITMRRNAEKALREAEKNHRELVEGLPEYIIVYSDARGVIFTNPAAEAALGGESDDLVGTPVLSFVMQEFRERFKEVVADGHSRKKSIPREIMLRTLDGTHLPVTIRAAPITYLDEDAVLLVLTDITERLVLEKELEYHAAELKRFSESLARINDKLTIMGNITRHDILNQLTVLLAHLEIAEEEEANDPASLHHLRLIHQAATNIQEQIEFTRDYQDIGIREPQWCRVERNIARLRPRTLTIHSEIRGVEVYADPLFERVFFNLLDNAERHSDGASRVRISCREEEHGLVILWEDDGTGVRDEKKEMIFRRGYGNNTGLGLFLCREILQITGIEMRETGEYGTGARFEILVPKEGYHRMQEPAGALHPLTRT
- a CDS encoding aldo/keto reductase: MGCMRLPKTPGGRVDEAAAVALIRAAIDAGATYIDTAWPYHDGESEGIVGRALQDGYRERAFLATKLPSWKVESREDMDRYLDEQLRRLGTDHLDAYLVHALTRRRWNKLWDLEVDTFLEEAKADGRIRYAGFSFHDDFSTFKRIVDEYAWDLCQVQYNYLDEHYQAGTEGIRYAAEKGIAVVVMEPLRGGLLAQKPPEEVEEIFAAAPVRRSPAGWGLAWVFDHPEVTTVLSGMGTMDELDENLAAAEAVRPGALSPEEHGVVDAVREVYRTRLAVPCTGCRYCMPCPCGVNIPECFAQVNNASLYDDPRYAAFFYRSLLGEGGLASWCTECGMCLSLCPQGIEIPDVLKEAVSLFET
- a CDS encoding HIT family protein; protein product: MPCPFCDPVPEEIVAGNDLAYARADRYPVSPGHTLIIPYRHVPTFFEATDEEKTAILALISTCRDRIEEAYRPDGYNIGVNVGAAAGQTVMHLHVHLIPRYAGDVPDPRGGVRGVIPEKKAYP